One part of the Candidatus Zixiibacteriota bacterium genome encodes these proteins:
- a CDS encoding ATP-binding protein: MADITHDTKDTSEKSTLSADIFADLEATLDEVAEANPRIDGGHGDNVRRETDLRAILEVSLAVNSSLEINEVLEMVMRKAVELMQAERGLIMLLDEQGELQVKTGYNLCKEQMMEEDFRISNSTTSQVASTGKAVYTSDAMADDRYSNQQSVVELHLRLIMCVPLMIKGTVIGVIYLDNSNQTKMFLKSDLYLFELYAQIVSNALHNANIFDSLKRLQRFNQSIVANSPVGIVVIDNTGRIASVNTVGLEILDLDRDNVRLLGFDLNPTRFLDIIPESERGRWRTMINIVLTTWHEYSDARYYHNTGYLEKVLSLKISPVSNLPNGSDGLIMTMEDATEKVTMEQYVILSEKLVARGEMAASVAHELNNYLAIIANNAELMSLNIDREKFDKVKFNSKSIVENIFKIKRFVDSLMDFSNPEPEYISYDIKRLIDDLLFSMRIQPRLKLIHFTIDMTVEIPNLEIDVGQVQQVLMNLLNNAADAIEDHASKQTDTEKQFSREIGVTAAFDAAQDKIVVQIRDNGIGMSNEVRAKIFTLHFSTKKGGHGLGLYNCVKIVKQHGGTLTVDSVAGQGSTFTLVLPRFHPQTQNAKV; the protein is encoded by the coding sequence ATGGCTGATATAACACACGACACCAAAGATACTTCAGAAAAGAGCACCTTGTCTGCGGATATTTTCGCTGACCTCGAGGCCACTCTCGACGAAGTCGCTGAAGCCAACCCTCGAATTGATGGTGGTCACGGAGATAATGTGCGTCGAGAGACAGATCTTCGGGCAATTCTCGAGGTCTCGCTTGCTGTCAATTCTTCGCTTGAAATAAACGAAGTCCTTGAGATGGTTATGCGCAAAGCTGTCGAGCTGATGCAGGCCGAGCGCGGACTCATCATGCTTCTTGACGAACAAGGAGAACTTCAAGTCAAGACCGGGTACAACCTCTGCAAAGAGCAAATGATGGAAGAGGATTTCCGGATATCAAACAGTACTACTTCGCAGGTTGCCTCCACCGGCAAAGCGGTTTACACATCGGATGCAATGGCTGACGACCGTTATTCAAACCAACAGTCTGTCGTCGAGCTTCACCTGCGTTTGATTATGTGTGTGCCGCTAATGATAAAGGGCACTGTCATTGGCGTAATATATCTCGATAACTCCAATCAGACAAAGATGTTTCTCAAATCCGATTTGTACCTCTTTGAGCTATATGCCCAAATTGTTTCGAATGCCCTTCACAACGCGAATATTTTTGATTCCTTAAAGCGGCTGCAGCGCTTCAATCAATCGATTGTCGCAAATTCACCGGTCGGAATAGTTGTGATCGATAACACAGGCCGCATTGCCTCGGTCAACACCGTCGGACTGGAAATTCTCGACTTGGATCGCGATAATGTCCGACTTCTGGGATTTGATCTCAATCCAACAAGGTTTTTGGATATCATTCCCGAATCCGAACGTGGCCGCTGGAGGACGATGATTAATATTGTTCTCACGACATGGCATGAGTATTCCGATGCCCGCTATTATCACAACACGGGTTATCTTGAGAAAGTCCTCTCGTTGAAAATTTCGCCGGTGAGCAATCTGCCTAACGGTTCCGACGGCCTTATTATGACAATGGAAGATGCCACAGAAAAAGTCACCATGGAGCAATATGTCATTCTCTCCGAGAAACTGGTCGCCCGCGGTGAGATGGCGGCCTCTGTCGCGCACGAGTTAAATAATTATCTAGCCATTATCGCAAACAACGCCGAGTTGATGAGCCTGAACATCGACCGAGAAAAGTTTGACAAGGTCAAATTCAATAGCAAATCGATAGTCGAAAATATCTTTAAGATCAAACGGTTTGTTGACAGCTTGATGGATTTCTCCAATCCCGAACCGGAATATATCAGCTATGACATTAAACGACTTATTGATGACCTGCTCTTTTCAATGCGTATTCAACCGCGATTGAAGCTCATCCATTTCACCATTGATATGACAGTAGAGATACCGAATCTTGAGATCGATGTCGGCCAAGTCCAGCAAGTACTTATGAATCTGCTCAATAATGCCGCAGATGCTATAGAGGATCATGCGTCAAAACAAACTGACACCGAGAAGCAGTTTTCTCGCGAAATCGGTGTGACTGCCGCATTCGATGCCGCTCAGGACAAAATTGTAGTTCAAATTAGAGACAACGGCATCGGCATGAGCAATGAAGTGCGTGCAAAAATTTTCACTTTACACTTCTCGACTAAAAAGGGCGGGCACGGTCTTGGGCTATATAACTGCGTCAAGATAGTCAAACAGCATGGCGGCACGCTCACTGTCGATTCGGTCGCGGGACAAGGCTCGACATTTACACTTGTACTTCCGCGCTTCCATCCGCAAACTCAAAACGCAAAAGTCTAA
- a CDS encoding BamA/TamA family outer membrane protein, with the protein MMKRRLLQFLLFLLFVSCSSLHAQSNTTRYKEFKLDTTKVEYFSISFDNNRLWITVPNQLDTLPIVLLRNVFVSDSTVRVGENVYFDSLGLRTGDVVYEYGRIADASTEVHNKTTTITFFARTSPESPRASIRRGALINPFGDISVDSGQFIRGFVFSVAGNITINGEVNKDVISLFGNVSVLRDAVVRGDIVSVTGDLSLAKEAAVYGGVFSGQNRRANWRDRLRGSPREVSLIGNLDYNRVDGLSTFLVVGYMDEDSILPNIKFITGYAFNSKRTRHSLALEQPLHKRFELKLGGSVYRKLASNDDRLLSNTENTVYSLIAGEDFKDWYEATGGEAYVRVKPCHSSSFLLGYRNESTSWLKSRAHLWSLFGGSKLFPPNFHTVDSARREQGIAEIDTGNIAEIYADASYDTRPDDGVFTVSSWGATAELDYSHPDLGADFDYSRYRFSLTRFQKINSFSILLLRGTYGGSDGYLPINRQYYLGGLGTLLGYKHKEYNGNRFWMTNAEYRISPPGSLFAFSILWNAGQITSNPSFDSTEVKQDFGFGVYLLENVKVSLTKRLDRRGEDVQVYVQIGDSF; encoded by the coding sequence ATGATGAAAAGACGATTGTTACAATTTTTATTATTTCTGCTCTTTGTCTCCTGTTCGAGCCTCCATGCACAATCTAACACCACTCGATACAAAGAATTCAAACTGGACACCACTAAAGTCGAGTATTTTTCCATTTCTTTTGACAACAATCGTTTGTGGATTACCGTGCCCAACCAATTAGATACCTTACCCATCGTTTTGTTACGTAATGTCTTTGTCTCGGACAGTACAGTTCGAGTTGGTGAAAATGTGTATTTCGACTCCTTAGGTCTTCGAACGGGGGATGTGGTGTACGAGTATGGCCGAATCGCCGATGCCTCAACTGAGGTTCACAACAAAACCACTACTATCACGTTTTTTGCCCGGACATCGCCTGAATCCCCTCGAGCCTCAATCAGACGGGGCGCACTCATTAATCCGTTTGGCGACATTTCAGTTGATTCAGGGCAGTTCATTCGTGGATTCGTCTTTTCCGTGGCGGGCAACATCACGATCAATGGTGAAGTGAATAAAGATGTAATCTCACTTTTCGGAAACGTATCTGTGTTGCGGGATGCTGTGGTTAGAGGAGATATCGTTTCTGTGACCGGCGACTTGAGTCTTGCGAAGGAGGCTGCCGTATATGGAGGTGTGTTTTCAGGTCAAAACAGGCGAGCTAATTGGCGTGATCGTCTGAGAGGCAGTCCGCGGGAGGTTTCGCTCATCGGAAACCTTGACTATAATCGAGTAGACGGCTTATCAACTTTTCTTGTTGTTGGATATATGGACGAAGACAGCATACTGCCAAATATAAAGTTTATCACAGGGTACGCCTTTAACTCAAAGCGCACCCGGCACTCGTTGGCGCTTGAACAACCGCTCCATAAAAGATTTGAGCTTAAACTGGGAGGCTCAGTTTACCGAAAGCTGGCATCAAACGACGACAGGCTTTTGAGTAACACCGAGAACACAGTCTATTCGTTGATAGCGGGAGAGGACTTCAAGGACTGGTATGAGGCAACCGGCGGTGAGGCCTATGTTCGCGTAAAACCCTGTCATTCATCCTCTTTTCTGCTTGGCTACAGGAACGAGTCGACATCCTGGCTTAAATCTCGTGCGCACCTCTGGTCGCTCTTCGGCGGTAGCAAACTTTTTCCTCCGAATTTTCATACTGTGGACAGTGCGCGACGCGAGCAAGGAATTGCTGAAATAGATACTGGCAATATTGCCGAAATATATGCGGATGCCTCATACGATACCCGTCCTGATGACGGTGTCTTCACAGTCTCCTCATGGGGTGCAACAGCTGAACTCGATTATTCCCATCCTGATCTTGGCGCTGATTTTGACTACAGCCGCTATCGGTTTTCTCTTACGCGCTTTCAGAAAATAAATAGCTTTTCGATACTTCTTCTACGTGGAACGTATGGCGGTAGCGATGGTTATTTGCCGATCAACCGCCAGTACTACCTGGGCGGCTTGGGAACGCTTCTCGGCTATAAGCACAAAGAATATAACGGAAATCGCTTCTGGATGACGAATGCAGAGTATAGAATCAGTCCACCGGGATCCCTTTTCGCATTTTCTATTTTGTGGAATGCCGGGCAAATTACAAGCAATCCCTCGTTTGACAGCACGGAAGTAAAACAGGATTTTGGATTCGGTGTCTATCTTCTCGAAAACGTCAAGGTATCCCTGACCAAGCGACTCGATCGTCGCGGCGAAGACGTTCAAGTGTATGTCCAAATTGGAGATAGCTTCTAA
- a CDS encoding SpoIIE family protein phosphatase yields the protein MDFILGKTLLYFLIGGFLVFLAVTVIRDNFSNRLNRVAGSMFFFAGLGPLSLAIGLLLGRETLRAIPLTDSSLYNLIYLWEFFFPTLLLFSWLFPADRLRELRFPRLPLLIFLPQAMHLVLTIFFYDVGGMISFLNSGFVQEGLLSIVLKPLAYLATRMLILFNFSNAYGEIIFGIINLIYVAVALYYFETGKRYLRNPRLISQTHIVLWGIRISLALYALSFFINALSTSETASVVARLCVIVALVAGSGTLAFAIVRHQFLNVQLVFRQSLIYTFTSAILVGIYLLIGMRCQEMLAPILGARAEVVSWVIIVFLLMLFQPINSWIDNVIRSMFMRTRSDHRNIIERFSRQIISQFEPKALRQTIEETLKTSLLVEQVYFVIYDDSIGEYAILPSEDYDKRTVVDREDLMLRGINLLDTPSYYGSLSNYEKESDLAEFLISHNVKLILPMKDAKNLLGFLALSSKAAGYRYTPEDLNLLGVLSNQMVGALTNARLYVESLERLRLQEEVSMARQIQLELLPAKAPHLPCGTITAHSIPSRTIGGDFYDFIHIEKTNRLGIVIADASGKGMPAALLIAQVQAILRSEVNNGNSIATILANMNRQISLSTSSEKYVTLVYGELDQISGLFHFANAGHNYPILVRKNGDVELLITGGPVIGAFSHLQFTEETIKLAEEDVLFFFTDGLSEAMDINGQEYGEERIKAQLVSLRGKDPETIMAAILEDVRRFDVTFPPQDDTTIVAFKMNSACVETRSSNGGQR from the coding sequence ATGGATTTCATCCTCGGCAAAACACTTCTATATTTTCTCATAGGCGGATTTCTTGTCTTTCTGGCTGTTACCGTCATTCGGGACAATTTCTCAAACCGTCTTAATCGTGTCGCCGGGAGCATGTTCTTCTTTGCCGGACTCGGGCCACTTTCGCTTGCGATCGGGCTTCTCTTAGGACGAGAGACGCTTCGCGCCATACCGCTGACAGATTCGTCGCTGTACAACCTCATTTATCTCTGGGAATTCTTTTTCCCAACACTGCTTCTGTTTTCATGGCTGTTCCCTGCTGACCGCCTGCGGGAGCTACGGTTCCCGCGTCTCCCGCTTCTTATCTTCCTCCCACAGGCGATGCATCTCGTTTTGACAATTTTCTTCTATGACGTCGGGGGGATGATAAGTTTTCTCAATTCCGGTTTTGTACAAGAAGGGCTGCTGAGCATTGTGCTTAAGCCACTGGCGTACCTTGCAACCCGTATGCTCATTCTTTTCAACTTCTCCAATGCCTACGGAGAGATTATTTTCGGCATAATTAACCTAATTTATGTGGCGGTCGCGTTGTATTATTTTGAGACGGGAAAGCGGTACCTTCGCAATCCACGCCTGATAAGCCAGACTCACATTGTACTCTGGGGCATTCGGATTTCACTGGCTCTGTATGCCCTCTCATTTTTTATAAACGCGCTGTCGACGTCAGAGACCGCCTCTGTCGTGGCACGGCTCTGTGTCATCGTCGCTTTAGTCGCAGGCTCTGGCACACTTGCCTTCGCCATAGTCCGGCACCAATTTTTGAATGTCCAGTTGGTGTTCAGGCAATCGCTGATTTACACCTTCACTTCTGCAATTCTTGTCGGTATTTATCTTTTAATTGGAATGAGGTGCCAGGAGATGCTTGCGCCGATCCTTGGAGCGCGGGCCGAAGTTGTCAGCTGGGTGATCATTGTTTTTCTCCTTATGCTCTTTCAGCCTATAAACAGCTGGATTGACAATGTTATCCGTTCGATGTTTATGCGCACCCGTTCTGACCACCGGAACATAATCGAACGGTTTTCGCGCCAAATTATATCTCAATTTGAACCGAAAGCTCTCAGGCAAACCATCGAGGAGACGCTGAAAACATCATTGCTCGTCGAGCAGGTTTATTTTGTTATCTACGACGACAGCATCGGGGAGTACGCCATTCTTCCCAGCGAGGATTACGATAAACGCACCGTAGTGGATCGCGAGGACCTGATGCTTCGCGGCATAAATCTTCTGGACACGCCTTCGTATTACGGCTCGCTTTCCAACTATGAAAAGGAATCTGATCTGGCTGAATTTTTGATATCGCACAATGTCAAACTCATTTTGCCAATGAAAGACGCAAAGAATCTCCTGGGCTTTTTGGCTCTGTCCTCAAAAGCCGCTGGATACAGATATACTCCCGAGGACTTGAACCTGCTTGGCGTTCTGTCCAATCAGATGGTGGGCGCGCTGACAAACGCCCGGCTCTACGTAGAATCGCTTGAACGGCTACGCCTTCAGGAAGAGGTCTCAATGGCTCGTCAGATTCAGCTTGAACTGCTGCCTGCCAAGGCGCCTCATCTGCCATGCGGAACGATTACCGCGCATTCGATTCCATCGCGGACTATCGGAGGAGACTTCTATGATTTCATCCATATCGAGAAGACCAACCGTTTGGGAATCGTTATAGCCGATGCCTCAGGTAAAGGAATGCCCGCGGCGCTCTTGATTGCTCAGGTACAGGCGATACTTCGCAGTGAGGTCAACAACGGCAATTCCATCGCAACAATACTTGCGAATATGAATAGGCAGATAAGTTTGAGCACCTCATCGGAGAAGTATGTGACTCTTGTCTATGGCGAACTCGATCAGATTTCCGGACTCTTTCACTTTGCCAACGCCGGTCACAATTACCCTATCCTTGTCCGCAAAAATGGTGACGTTGAATTATTGATAACTGGCGGACCAGTAATCGGCGCATTTTCACATTTGCAGTTCACCGAAGAAACAATCAAACTCGCAGAAGAGGATGTTTTATTTTTCTTCACCGACGGTCTCTCAGAGGCAATGGATATCAATGGGCAGGAGTACGGCGAGGAGCGGATCAAAGCCCAATTGGTTTCCCTCCGGGGGAAAGACCCCGAAACAATTATGGCCGCGATCCTCGAGGATGTGCGACGGTTCGATGTTACTTTTCCGCCGCAGGATGACACGACGATTGTTGCCTTTAAAATGAACTCGGCCTGTGTCGAGACTCGTTCATCAAATGGAGGCCAGCGATAA
- a CDS encoding ATP-binding protein yields the protein MDKPIITDNTMVIPSNQEYLSDVDIFIEGSLRGFGASESIIADIAISVSELVNNAILHGNKSSVSKRVTVKLVKSNGSVTISVSDQGDGFQAEEVADPVADENLLREVGRGIFIVRALMDKVDIESSTIGTTISITKAI from the coding sequence ATGGACAAACCCATAATCACCGACAACACAATGGTCATTCCCTCCAATCAGGAGTATCTCAGCGATGTCGACATTTTCATCGAAGGCAGCCTTCGCGGCTTCGGCGCAAGCGAGTCGATCATCGCCGATATTGCCATCTCAGTTTCCGAGCTTGTAAATAACGCAATTCTCCATGGCAACAAATCATCGGTCAGTAAGCGAGTAACAGTAAAATTGGTCAAAAGTAATGGATCCGTCACCATTTCAGTCAGTGATCAGGGGGATGGATTCCAAGCTGAAGAAGTTGCCGATCCGGTTGCCGATGAGAATTTATTAAGAGAAGTTGGCCGTGGGATTTTCATCGTCCGAGCCTTGATGGATAAGGTGGATATCGAATCGTCCACTATCGGCACGACCATTAGCATCACCAAAGCAATATAA
- a CDS encoding STAS domain-containing protein, which produces MKLSDREINGVVILEPKGKIMGGPDASLLHDKLYEYIEKNKKRVIIDFAQVDWMNSTGLGILISGYTTLRNNNGELKLANVTDKIQSLLTITKLVTVFESYDSIDEAIKSFK; this is translated from the coding sequence ATGAAACTTAGCGACCGGGAAATAAACGGTGTCGTGATATTGGAGCCCAAAGGTAAAATTATGGGTGGCCCGGACGCCAGTCTGCTTCACGACAAACTCTACGAATATATTGAAAAGAACAAAAAGCGGGTTATTATCGACTTCGCGCAGGTCGATTGGATGAACTCGACCGGCCTGGGAATTCTCATTTCAGGCTACACGACGCTCAGAAATAACAACGGGGAACTCAAACTGGCAAATGTTACCGATAAGATTCAATCGTTGCTGACAATAACGAAACTTGTGACTGTCTTCGAATCCTATGACTCGATAGACGAAGCGATTAAAAGTTTCAAGTAA
- a CDS encoding fibronectin type III domain-containing protein: protein MFLSTPFKSIICIGFSLLLVSCGGRKGSKDSASEQSSNETSEIRELTIEPDNKTITLTWKTSGKKQISSYNIYINREPKLVHKETGLPLVDPFNSEPFLGDTNPDDSVTTFVAKGLRNGVKYYVSVRAAYSNQSLSEPTDELIAVCAPRGKIVLSLRSQSDKDGYSLINDQYVSAHDTANDLYFFSKDTIDYLCSPARFDGFLKENTLILLPFAGTHDEIISKSPLFKNYIAGDRVTIRTGDWVLLRMPDATHALIRVLGIKGKGTDKRVQLSFVYSPLPDEYFF from the coding sequence ATGTTTCTAAGCACTCCATTTAAATCGATCATTTGCATCGGATTTTCCCTATTGCTTGTCAGTTGTGGTGGTCGGAAAGGGAGCAAAGATTCTGCGTCCGAGCAATCAAGCAATGAAACATCCGAAATTCGTGAGCTAACCATCGAGCCTGATAATAAAACGATTACTCTCACCTGGAAGACATCGGGCAAAAAGCAGATTAGTTCCTACAATATCTACATCAATCGCGAGCCTAAACTCGTGCATAAAGAAACCGGACTCCCGCTGGTAGATCCCTTTAACTCTGAACCGTTTCTTGGGGATACTAATCCCGACGACAGCGTCACAACTTTTGTGGCGAAAGGGTTGAGGAATGGCGTAAAGTATTATGTTTCGGTTCGGGCAGCCTATTCAAATCAGTCGCTCTCCGAGCCAACCGATGAACTGATTGCGGTGTGCGCGCCGCGTGGGAAAATAGTGCTGTCTCTCAGGAGTCAATCTGACAAGGACGGTTACTCTTTAATAAACGACCAATACGTGTCGGCTCATGATACCGCCAATGATCTCTATTTTTTCTCAAAAGACACAATAGATTATCTCTGTTCCCCTGCTCGCTTTGACGGTTTTCTTAAAGAAAACACACTGATTCTGCTCCCGTTTGCAGGCACTCATGACGAAATAATTAGTAAGTCACCTCTCTTCAAAAATTACATAGCTGGAGACAGGGTCACAATAAGAACTGGCGACTGGGTTCTGCTTCGTATGCCCGATGCCACCCATGCTCTCATTAGAGTTCTTGGGATTAAGGGAAAAGGGACAGATAAAAGGGTTCAACTTTCTTTTGTATATTCGCCGCTTCCCGACGAATATTTTTTTTAG